Proteins from a single region of Acinonyx jubatus isolate Ajub_Pintada_27869175 chromosome D3, VMU_Ajub_asm_v1.0, whole genome shotgun sequence:
- the ELAC1 gene encoding zinc phosphodiesterase ELAC protein 1, protein MSMDVTFLGTGAAYPSPTRGASALVLRCEGECWLFDCGEGTQTQLMKSQLKAGRITKIFITHLHGDHFFGLPGLLCTISLQSGSVVTKQPIEIYGPAGLRDFIWRTMELSHTELVFPYVVHELVPTADQCPTEELKEFTHVNKTDSLPKEGQGRTILLDSEENSYLLVDDEQFVVKAFRLFHRIPSFGFSVVEKKRPGKLNAQKLKDLGVPPGPAYGKLKNGISVVLENGVTISPQDVLKKPIVGRKICILGDCSGVVGDGGVKLCFEADLLIHEATLDDAQMDKAKEHGHSTPQMAAAFAKLCQAKRLVLTHFSQRYKPVALAREGETDGIVELKKQAESVLDLQEVTLAEDFMVIGIPIKK, encoded by the exons ATGTCTATGGATGTGACATTTCTGGGTACGGGTGCAGCATACCCATCCCCAACCCGGGGTGCCTCTGCTCTGGTCCTTCGGTGTGAGGGCGAGTGCTGGCTCTTTGACTGTGGGGAGGGAACTCAGACACAGCTGATGAAAAGCCAACTTAAAGCAG GGAGAATTACCAAGATTTTCATCACACATCTTCATGGAGACCATTTCTTTGGCCTTCCTGGCCTCCTCTGCACAATCAGCCTGCAGAGTGGCTCTGTGGTTACCAAACAGCCTATTGAAATCTATGGCCCTGCCGGGCTTCGGGACTTTATCTGGAGAACCATGGAACTCTCTCACACAGAGCTGGTCTTCCCTTACGTGGTCCATGAGCTGGTGCCTACAGCAGATCAGTGTCCAACAGAAGAACTAAAAGAATTTACGCACGTGAATAAAACAGACAGTCTTCCCAAAGAGGGACAAGGAAGAACTATCCTACTAGACTCAGAAGAAAACTCATACCTTCTGGTTGATGATGAACAGTTTGTTGTAAAAGCATTTCGCCTCTTTCACCGAATTCCCTCCTTTGGGTTTTCAGTCGTAGAGAAGAAACGACCAGGTAAACTCAATGCACAGAAACTGAAAGACCTCG GTGTGCCGCCAGGTCCTGCCTATGGGAAGCTGAAAAATGGAATTTCTGTTGTTCTGGAAAATGGAGTTACAATTTCTCCCCAAGATGTCTTAAAAAAGCCTATTGTTGGAAGAAAAATCTGCATTTTGGGTGACTGTTCTGGGGTTGTGGGTGACGGAGGAGTGAAGCTGTGCTTTGAAGCAGACCTGTTGATCCATGAAGCGACCCTAGATGATGCCCAGATGGACAAAGCAAAGGAGCACGGCCACAGCACACCACAGATGGCAGCAGCATTTGCAAAGTTGTGCCAAGCAAAGAGGCTAGTTCTGACTCACTTCAGTCAGAGGTACAAGCCAGTTGCCTTGgccagagaaggagaaacagatggGATTGTAGAACTGAAAAAGCAAGCCGAATCAGTGTTAGATCTCCAAGAAGTGACTCTAGCAGAAGACTTTATGGTGATTGGCATTCCGATCAAGAAATAA